From a single Fusobacterium ulcerans ATCC 49185 genomic region:
- a CDS encoding MurR/RpiR family transcriptional regulator produces the protein MKTTIENSSYKSDLTNKDKIILDYILRNKKTACFLTSNEIAELLNVSPSSVVRLSKKIGFKNFSTFKKALQMEIAEQEPSLDINEIPYEKIEQYDKLSDIELIKAFRQNVLKNITTDISSKEDKKFIESADIISKAKRVFIIGYRACAGLASTFGIMLSCIRPDVFVLNNNGPIVDRLIDLGKNDVVVAISFNRYSGNTKFAVQMARDAGAKIISFTDFYTSPIAQGVDQVIINSVENFSFYNSYASSMMNIETIVALVSRKNIAGNKKRLMKMETYLEQNGEY, from the coding sequence ATGAAAACTACTATTGAAAATTCTTCATACAAATCTGATCTTACCAATAAAGATAAAATAATATTAGATTATATACTTCGTAATAAGAAAACAGCCTGTTTTCTTACCTCTAACGAAATAGCTGAACTTCTTAATGTCAGCCCTTCATCTGTTGTGAGATTATCAAAAAAAATTGGTTTTAAAAACTTCTCAACATTTAAAAAAGCTTTACAAATGGAAATAGCTGAGCAGGAACCATCTCTTGATATAAACGAAATTCCTTATGAAAAGATAGAACAATATGATAAACTTTCTGATATTGAATTGATTAAAGCTTTCCGACAGAATGTATTAAAAAATATTACCACTGATATTTCCAGTAAAGAAGACAAAAAGTTTATAGAAAGTGCTGATATAATTTCAAAAGCAAAGAGAGTATTCATTATAGGATATCGTGCTTGTGCAGGGCTTGCCTCTACATTTGGAATAATGCTTTCATGTATAAGACCTGATGTTTTCGTCTTAAATAATAATGGACCTATTGTTGACAGACTTATCGATCTTGGAAAAAATGATGTAGTTGTTGCTATATCTTTTAACCGTTATTCAGGGAATACAAAATTTGCTGTTCAGATGGCAAGAGATGCTGGAGCTAAAATAATATCTTTTACTGATTTTTATACTTCTCCAATAGCACAGGGAGTTGATCAAGTTATAATTAATAGTGTGGAAAATTTTAGTTTCTACAATTCCTATGCAAGTTCTATGATGAATATAGAAACAATTGTTGCCCTTGTAAGCAGGAAAAATATAGCAGGAAATAAAAAACGTCTTATGAAAATGGAAACATACTTAGAACAGAATGGAGAATATTAA
- a CDS encoding NADH-dependent [FeFe] hydrogenase, group A6, which yields MRMIRLKIDGKIVLAPEGTTILNAALKAGIHIPHLCYMQMDDIGYKNNCASCRVCVVEVKGMNRLLPSCTTPIVEGMDVVTNSLQVMQKRRMVVELMLSDHPKDCLICGKNGECELQKLAISFGLREMRFEGKEATHDKQYSISITRDITKCIMCRRCETMCGDIQTCGILTGIDRGFNVVVNTAFNRNLIETDCTFCGQCVAVCPVGALYETDNSFKLSRDLINPNKKVIVQVAPAVRVAIGELFGIPAGTDSTGKMVTALKKLGFDGVFDTNFAADITIMEEATELKHRLDDYLAGNKDVKLPLFTSCCPSWVRFAELNFPEILDNLSTTRSPQQIFGSLAKHVWAEKMGIDKKDLVCVSIMPCISKKYEASREEFTVEQNPDVDYSLTTRELGRILKQYNIDFNSLQESEFDSPMGKSTGAADIFGRTGGVMEAASRTLYEWATGTKLEDVDFVPMRGFEEVRVAEVKVGNEVLRLAVVHGLGAARKVVEKIKAGEENFHAVEVMACKGGCVGGGGQPYHHGNFDIVKTRAAAIQNIDYHKEIRTSHNNRYVIDLYRESLGKPYGVMTHKLFHTHYIDRKNK from the coding sequence AGACTTAAGATAGATGGTAAAATAGTATTAGCACCAGAAGGAACAACTATACTTAATGCAGCATTAAAAGCTGGTATACATATTCCTCACTTGTGCTATATGCAAATGGATGATATAGGATATAAAAATAACTGTGCTTCATGCAGAGTTTGTGTGGTTGAAGTAAAAGGAATGAATAGGCTTCTTCCTTCTTGTACTACTCCAATAGTTGAAGGAATGGATGTTGTAACTAACTCTCTTCAAGTAATGCAGAAAAGAAGAATGGTGGTAGAGCTTATGCTTTCTGACCACCCTAAAGATTGTTTGATATGTGGAAAAAATGGAGAATGTGAACTTCAAAAACTTGCTATTTCTTTTGGATTAAGAGAAATGAGATTTGAAGGAAAGGAAGCAACTCATGATAAACAATACTCTATTTCTATAACTAGAGATATTACAAAATGTATCATGTGCAGAAGATGTGAAACTATGTGTGGAGATATTCAAACTTGTGGAATTCTTACAGGAATAGACAGAGGATTTAATGTTGTAGTTAATACTGCTTTTAATAGAAATCTTATTGAAACTGACTGTACTTTCTGTGGGCAATGTGTAGCTGTATGTCCAGTTGGAGCATTATATGAAACTGATAACAGCTTTAAATTATCTCGTGATCTTATAAATCCTAATAAGAAAGTTATAGTACAAGTTGCTCCAGCTGTGAGAGTAGCCATTGGGGAACTTTTTGGAATACCTGCTGGAACTGACTCAACTGGAAAAATGGTTACAGCTCTTAAAAAATTAGGATTTGACGGAGTATTTGATACAAACTTTGCAGCAGATATCACTATAATGGAAGAAGCTACAGAGTTAAAGCATAGACTAGATGATTATTTAGCTGGAAATAAAGATGTAAAACTTCCATTATTTACTTCTTGCTGTCCATCATGGGTAAGATTTGCTGAGCTTAACTTCCCAGAAATACTGGATAATCTTTCAACTACAAGATCACCACAACAAATATTTGGTTCTTTAGCTAAACATGTATGGGCTGAAAAAATGGGAATAGACAAAAAAGATCTTGTATGTGTATCTATAATGCCTTGTATCTCTAAAAAATATGAAGCATCTAGAGAAGAATTTACAGTTGAACAAAACCCAGATGTAGATTATTCATTAACTACAAGAGAGCTTGGAAGAATTTTAAAACAATATAACATAGACTTTAATTCACTTCAAGAAAGCGAATTTGATTCACCTATGGGTAAATCTACAGGAGCAGCAGATATTTTTGGTAGAACTGGAGGAGTTATGGAAGCTGCTTCAAGAACATTATATGAGTGGGCTACTGGAACTAAACTGGAAGATGTAGATTTTGTTCCTATGAGAGGATTCGAAGAAGTGAGAGTAGCAGAAGTAAAAGTTGGAAATGAAGTTCTTAGACTTGCTGTAGTTCACGGATTAGGAGCTGCCAGAAAAGTTGTAGAGAAGATAAAAGCAGGGGAAGAGAATTTCCATGCTGTAGAAGTAATGGCATGTAAAGGTGGATGTGTAGGTGGAGGAGGACAACCTTATCATCATGGAAACTTTGACATTGTTAAGACAAGAGCAGCAGCTATTCAAAATATAGATTACCATAAAGAAATAAGAACATCTCATAATAATAGATATGTTATAGATCTTTATAGAGAATCATTAGGAAAACCTTATGGAGTTATGACACATAAACTTTTTCACACACATTACATAGATAGAAAAAATAAGTAA